The Schistocerca nitens isolate TAMUIC-IGC-003100 chromosome 2, iqSchNite1.1, whole genome shotgun sequence nucleotide sequence ttgatggatttctgtggtaaaattcaaatggaggcacTGTCTTGTTAACTTGTCTGAACTGAATGTGCTTGCTTGTAAAACAGTTTATTACTGATTCTGAGTAGTGTAATGAGTGGTAGGGCCCTCGTTGTTCTGGACCACACTGTACTTGGCATTAATTGCATTGTCTTGGTAAATCCGTGTGCTACGTAAGATTATAGCGCAAGCGCCATTGTGGGTAATATTTACCATTTAACTACATGAGTTGGTTCTGTGAATCATTGTGGCACACAAGGTCACGTAAGACAGTGCTGTAGTGGGCAGATATTGCTATacgtctgtgatattatttcctgtaagccattgtgcccattaggttatgtaaggcttaaatacagtgaccagtttcgtaattttctgtgtttcgtaataacattttacaagcattataattttgggaaaggtttaaatctcatatttgcagattgtttgatgttagATAACTTGTTGATGATTCCTGTTAAATCTGCTGATGTACATTTAAACTGAACAAGTTATATGTCAATATGTTGTTACCAGTACCTTGCATAACTTTTCTTGCgcaacaaattaaaatttatagcctatcctcaatttgttgatcagccttccactccagcagcccctgtATCCTGCTCCCAACCATATTATAACCATTATAAGAGTAATTCAAATTTCCGCACTTCATAGACCACAGAATTTCAGTCTTAAGATTATCGCTTCTAGGAATGTAACGAGAAAACGTATTATCAAAATATATAATACTTTCTGTTCTGGACTCGACTTTCTCTGTCACGCTTCTGTACAGCAATGTAGAATTTTCAGAAACAGTTGGTTTGCTACGTGTTGAAGCCTTGAAGGACTGCTTTATTCTCTTGCTTTCTCTCTTTATTAACTGGTGTTCTTATCCTGTAATAAAAAATGTATGTTGTAAAATGTAAATGGCACGACTAGTATACTTTTGCTGAGCAGACTGAAGAAACCAATAAAACGACGTTAACAATAGGCACATTGCAATTTGTGTTGTAGGACATTGAattgtaaggacatgcagaagagaaataacgaacaaaCCATTCAAAGGAacagattttaatttccacatggcaGGGTAGCCTAACATTTAATTGCGTACGATGTTTACGTTGCAGGTAACAAatattgctcaatgtgacgaccatctgtacCCATGACAGCCTCGAACAACACTACAGATTCCATTTCACAATTatccgcagcacttttcgaaccaTGGAATATTCAGTTGTCATGACACAGCCCGTGCACTGCTTCAagctcgcacattgcgtccagcattctcagcgtGGCATCAGCAACTCCTTCaacagtttgtggcacaatttgccgTCGAAATCTCCCAGgaccaattcccaaatcgccagttaattcgaacttctaaATTTTGTTCTTTAACCCCGATGCGGAAAGACGAGCTTACCGTATTCCTTTAATGGTCTGTACTCGTGAAGAGTACCAGCAGTATTGCtgttttcataaaacagctatacgagtaaagccctgctaatGTTGTCCATCCCCTGTTGACAGTCGGAAACTGTAATGCACACTAATGCTTGTTTTTCAACCatcgtcgccgtaccagtactggCGCCTAATGACAAATAATGACATTAACACTACGTATATGGTTTGCTTGCTTCATGTAGTTTCTTCAAGAGGCCTAGATTTTTTGCAAGAACCCTTTATCCAAAAGTTTGAAGTGCTGCCAGATCTGGTCTTCTCCCAAACCACCTTTCTGCATGTGTAACACACTCATTGGCCATTGTCCTATTAAATGTGTAGCTGTGAACAAcgcttttcctttccttaaccgagcgaggtggcgcagtggttagacactggactcgcattcgggaggacgacggttcaatcccgcgtccggccatcctgatttaggttttccgtgatttccctaaatcactccaggcaaatgccgggatggttcctctgaaagggcacggccgacttccttccccatccttccctaattcgatgagaccgatgaccacgctgtctggtctccttccccaaacaaccaaccaaccaactcgttcCTTAGTTTGCTGCTGCAGATCATAAATATTGCCTTACTCATTTAGACTCTGCTTTCACATGGTGTTCAAAACTATAAGTAGTACTGCAGTCTAGCGCAATTCCTTTCCTTTCGCACACATTTATAAAATCATGACAGGCGTGTTTACCGCCTTCGTAACATCTTATCTTTGACACATTCAGATTGAAAAGATTTCCATCTTCTGGCGCACCCATTCTTATGAATCTTGGAGCCTCTAACCTATATCTTGAAAAATAGGTTACACAAAAGTGAGTGAAACCATCTTTCATATAGTGTCTGTATCCAGTAAATATTGGGAGGATATATCCACAGACGTCTAGTTGCTCTTTCTCTCTCAGTAGAAAATGGCTTTCTTGTAAGCTGAGCTCTCACACAAGCTTCACCCATCTTTTCTGCTAGGCACAAACTGTTACCCATTCCATTGCACATTTTTTTGATCTTCGAAGTAGCTTATATGTCAGGGTGACCTAGCTTCCTATGCCATTTTAGTTTTCTTTCTACTGTCAATAGCGATTGCATTTCTTTTTCAATGTTAACGTCATATATTTTTTGTCCTTCTAGAATGAGCGTTTTATCTTcataaatttgaacagaatatttattAAACACAAATGTGTAATTTTTTTCAGTGATAGCATTAAGATTTCTACTCAGTTCAGGACATTCACAACACTCTTGAAAATTCAGTTTTAGTCCACAGTTTCCTGTTACAACTATTTTCATTGATTCGCCTTGTTTGACAAGTATCACAACACAATCACATTCTCTCATTTGTTTTCTTGTCCAGCTCAAGAGATGTAGGACCTGCGCATGTTCGTCAACCATGACTCCCTCTTCTTTCTCATTAGCTTCTTCTGAAATCTTTCCTTTGTTACCTTCATGTGCAATACATACAGTATCTTTCTTCTTTTCTCTTCTCTTTGTGAAAAAATGCTATTTTTGTATTTTCGTTGTTCTTAAAATAACCTTGTTCTTTACAGTTTATCCTTTTGCAGAGACGAGAGGGCTCGAAAGGCCTCAGTTTCTGTTCTTGACTTTTGTGTTTTTAAAGTAGCACTCTTCTTCTCTGTGATTATTTTTCATGCATATATAACAGTGTTCTTTcttcttacaaggggaaggcctcagacacggccaaccgattcggctcaaatttggcaggtcgcttgtgtacaacctaaaacgaaggactctaaggcattttgggtcaacacccccacgtttttgagaaaatcacccctaaagtttATAACGAGCAATCGACTTAAAATTGGAGGGattgatagataattgtaaatagaacatttttcatcatcaggtatggggtcctaaaacgcatacttttccagagttGAGGAAAGCAACTTTTGCAACTgccacttctgtacccacatggtaaacgcattTCGCCgccagcaccgatagcgcaacggccaaggtagctGGCGGGGAATTgtagaacccgggttcgaatctcgaagaaacctagcggttgttcttgctttcttttgtattTTCCCATACGTCAATTGAAAGGAATAGGAGGGTTAGTaacgtaagtaaatcaataaggaatgataagaaTAAGGTAGGCAAACAAATTTCTCGAACCTCTTGgcatagtaaacaactaaaatgttactccaggtcactttacaatggctcttccagtcaccgtTGTGTGTCCTcatttttcttcgaacaactagatggatggtacttgtcatataaccattcgaaacaaatatactcacggcaccaagaacatctaatgaatgcagtcTTTCGACACCTACACTGTACCTCCCGAAGAATctgcggaaaacaaacttggtttacattttaaaatgtcttttttcgggaattaattttgatggatATCACGCATAcggtatcattgcctgaaaaatcggtgctgaaagttcgttattaattatactgtgaatagttattgcatccgtgcggttgtgcagttcccgctgggtttccagaagcacactgcaattctgatacctggaaataaagtttttaacctggcgatagaaataaacatcacacagcTGGCAcatggtgtgcagtttggcggtattacttttactgtgcacgtcggctgaccctagtcatctataaacattgtgtcatacattgtagtattaatttgtccactccagtaatccaatattagacaaaacttgttatcagaaacgtatggttttaaaacattctcaagaactctactgtaaatcgcattcgtcagtgtCCCGGattttggagcaggtaatgtaaacatttttcaacgagtcggttaaacgattgacctcttctataacccgaggaccaaatgtaacattcgtttcctgtaaacacaggaaaaccttcggcaacacttttccagaggctgtgatggcatattgcgccgtgtacgaatgtgttagtttgttttcactaccaactgcgacaagagttcgtttttctcccttatgcgataacatgcgtcgaatgttcacccgatactcgcatcctgtttgatcggtgttgatcacgtaatcacgattaaaaccggtcataagtgacgccgtttgcgtgctaaaagagccgccactttctgtatatcttctatattttgtacctccttatgagagacgtatttagtgacgtgccgttgacgaattttatattccgatttgaaatttcttgccaaaGATAATgacgcagcaaacgtaaaatccttgttggccgtatattgaagcgctgcacctgcagcccactcctgaagtattctcgttgttgCATTCTCGTTACGAGATTCGATAAATCGGAAGAACaccgtattcattcacaaaacgtatttaattcggcgcattaacgatgcaaaaatcacttatttatcgcctggtatttgctGTAGCTTATCCCTCCTTTAACGATGTCACTTTCCCACAATTTAAAGTCCTTCTTCCTTTTcggggctgttgttgctccattcttttgcagtgtttgtaagttccaatttggatgattccttgcTAGCGCTACCGCTTTTACTTCAatgggtatagcgccgtagttcaatcgtttcgTAACctgttcgtaatactcatcgggaacagatgaaccatatattcccagtgacgtggagatttccaaagtgttatgaccattttgcgattgactagtcgggatatcttccactgaatcaccttctgcttcgtcttcatgatatagtacttcagtatcagcagaagtcatttcgttcgtcagctccaaaaatcgctcgacgatagccgctcctatcaatctggaacgccgagaaacagaactgcctgattCCGGTAGGGCATTGATAATACATCTGTCTTTCAACACTTTTTCAAACCagaacacagcgtcggtaacttcccgcttgccaccGTCCGttacaggctcccaactatatattacagtgctagtcgaagggtgtaaatcttccattattcagattatgcacctgaaagatatgacacaacaaacaataactagttactacggaaTAAACAGACGAgcaaattactacaaactacatacagtactcctCATATATTATTTGCGGAAGAACaccgtattcattcacaaaacgtatttaattcggcgcattaacgatggaaaaatcacatgtatccgcgaggttcgcggcagcctaatgacggaaaacaactttccgattgacttctataaggcttgtgctggacaccttcactcttccaggttcacaactatggtatgacgaagaggcaaccggaaCGACATGACTCTCCcagcgtgcattctgtcccgtatCTCggtgtaaacaagcgtcgcgcggttggctatctgtgatccctcgtgaggaattcgcagcactcttactcggagttgttttcatgtgacaaggcttaaaagtttaatactttacttactgcgtttgggaaattagtttccctaccttattatcattccttattggtttacttaccttattaaccctcctatccctatcaattgagatatggaaaaatacaaacgaaaagaataacatccgctaggtttcttcgagattcgaacgccGGTTTTCCGAATTCGAGCCAGTTACCGGGGCCGTTGCGCTATCAGCTCTATCGGCGGAAAgcttttaccatgtgggtacagaaggggcagttgtaaaagtttctttcctcgatttcaggaaaagtatgcatttgtggaccccatacctgatgatgaaaaatgctctatttacaattatctatcgatccctccaattttgagtcaattgctcgttataacctttaggggtgattttctcaaaaacgcgggagtgttgacccaaaatatgtcAGTCCTTCATTTCagtttgtacacaagcgacctgccaaatttgagccgaatcggttggccgtgtctgaggccttccccttgttagactTCTTGGATATTAGCTTTCAACCGTTCGCCTTATGTTAACCACGAGCCCTGCAGCTGAGTTTTCCATAGACCTCTCACCATTGGTTGTTaaattgaaggggtcggagagatatagtcataagccacatcgaactagttttgagatacagcgagtttaaagttccacggaggtctgaaaatgtttaatacaaaatagaaaccttatttctactgcaaacacttgcttaatacttgtgaagcatgttgttaaatagtcaactctctgcatgctataaaacattaattttagaatgattctaattaagatgtagtcaatggtggcttatgactatatctcccaaaaaattgtttaaaacataaagtatgaatttgtaaggatttattttaactactcttacacagcaagcacaatatatattttttacacattaatatatacatatcaggtatctgagatgtatggattactttttcattgatacagttacatcaaggaagttcctctacatcatcattgtacacgttatttccagcacatgaccgaaagaaatcttgatttgctggAGGTATGTATGGTATAAGAGACAGTATATCAATTTgttctggttaattggtagtggctttctgtactttattggcagctgatatggatttggttcaactagccttcctttctttttgatacaaatgtcaacatgaaagctcctgtctgaataagagtgctttaaacttaggttgaagggatcttcagactcaaacttaaattgagtagcttcactgaaatggtggggatctccagatgTGGATTCTGTATGTTGAGAGATCAATGTCTTAAGGCTTTccaaatttctgaagtcttctctttccagtttagttacggttaaatgttttggactcgcagattttattacttctgcccattcatctggagtgtacactattggacgtctgtttcttgcataccggtcaatgcgaccaaaatcacgatcacggccaaaatcacgatcgcaaggtagcatggtgtgacctaccacagggaagtaatgctggacaatcaaatcttttgatagcgacaagggacctttccaaagaaataatagtccaattctttgcttgacccttgcagttgtctgtgattatgtggagacgttttgtctgaggattagttatctccaagaacttcaataagcagctcccaacctcatctgaaccccgtcctccatctttctcgctacacagaaacatatagcccttatttgatccacagtcgtggataccatagttgtatgtccatattttcctcttgtaaaatgctggaccaactgttagtttaggtgtggggaacgtttgctgcatgtccattgctatcacatgatgctctttcgaatgttctttagccagagcagttaaagacgcaatcatattttgtcctctgtcagtctttttgagatgcagttcacattgttgtttcttttctgtgacatcttctgtacataattctgggttatttattgcaattagaaatccatcacattgtgaacaggtgtcacttttttGTAGTTTGAAGCATATgtcaaattcagatacgaaaatttctctgaatttactttcagatactgcaggaacttgcttttccttgcagtattctgagtatttatctcgaaataaggaagcaattgtgagatcacaatccaaatacacttgattgacgttctgttgcctactgtaatgactgttatatttcggtatggcgttgagaaattctctcacactttgtacagcttcatcttgaaatttgtgtgggtagtttccatgttttcctgaaaggaaaaaaagtgagcttatatcctcttcctaatagaaatatttgtatagtactcagtttgagtacatctctaacttacagcacagagtaacatacaaacctcttccatcttcttttggcactgcaaatccctgcttcattatatgttgcaaattc carries:
- the LOC126234464 gene encoding uncharacterized protein LOC126234464, yielding MKQGFAVPKEDGRGKHGNYPHKFQDEAVQSVREFLNAIPKYNSHYSRQQNVNQVYLDCDLTIASLFRDKYSEYCKEKQVPAVSESKFREIFVSEFDICFKLQKSDTCSQCDGFLIAINNPELCTEDVTEKKQQCELHLKKTDRGQNMIASLTALAKEHSKEHHVIAMDMQQTFPTPKLTVGPAFYKRKIWTYNYGIHDCGSNKGYMFLCSEKDGGRGSDEVGSCLLKFLEITNPQTKRLHIITDNCKGQAKNWTIISLERSLVAIKRFDCPALLPCGRSHHATLRS